In the genome of Hyalangium minutum, one region contains:
- a CDS encoding nuclear transport factor 2 family protein, with protein sequence MAAPSTAEGLLRALEQKDPEGFLSFLADDVEMYAEDDEQPVRGKESLRRLFQGAMAAMDAVKLEPRELVQDARHAAVLADTRVRFGRDLPLPDGSSLPLAGKALAGRVALFLDLDANGKVTRMYRMRDRLNALRQLGISPAEMERLRSSLEPMLHAH encoded by the coding sequence ATGGCTGCACCATCGACTGCGGAGGGCCTGCTTCGGGCGCTCGAGCAGAAGGACCCGGAGGGCTTCCTGTCCTTCTTGGCCGACGACGTCGAAATGTATGCGGAGGACGACGAGCAGCCGGTTCGGGGCAAGGAGAGCCTGCGGCGCCTCTTCCAGGGAGCCATGGCGGCGATGGACGCGGTGAAGCTCGAACCGCGGGAGCTGGTGCAGGACGCCAGACACGCGGCGGTGCTAGCGGACACCCGGGTGCGGTTCGGGCGGGATTTGCCGCTGCCCGACGGCAGCAGCCTACCGCTTGCCGGGAAGGCCCTTGCCGGGCGCGTCGCGTTGTTCCTCGACCTGGACGCGAACGGCAAGGTCACCCGCATGTACCGGATGCGCGACAGGCTGAACGCCCTGCGCCAGCTCGGTATCTCCCCCGCGGAGATGGAGCGGCTCAGGAGCAGCCTTGAACCGATGCTGCACGCCCACTGA
- a CDS encoding CHAT domain-containing tetratricopeptide repeat protein — translation MRQVFRWMIGVLLCCGCAAGPKLGETQPDALLLEAQSDFDEATKLKGAARYSEALVQAQHALTLREAVLVATHPDIASCLTLMGELQVRQGEMDAAESLLKRALAIREAALRPGHPDVAEPLHQLALLYRLQGLFDQARPLYQRALAIREAALGPNHPDVAQSLNGLADLYENQGLYGQAEPLYQRALAIREAALDPNHPDVASSLNNLAILYMDLGLPSQAEPLYQRARAILEGRLGKSHPHVAVILSNLGGIYLHQGLYGRAEPILQRALAIRESVLGVNHPDVAEILFNLGNLYKRQGLYSRAEPLYQRSLSIVEKVLGPSHPFFANSLNNLANLYTVQGLYGQAEPLYQRALSIQEAALGSSHTDVASSLNNLANLYTAQGLYDRAEPLYQRALSIREAVLGKSHPNVAMTLGNIALLRVKQQRLPEALLLYTRALTISEQRLRHEALDFSESRLATFLQYLRDDEQTLYSLLRAHSSDARVQRLALSASLLLKGRSVEETARISRALYRTLDSKDRETFEQLRSLRTQLAALSFEGSGGLSPEDYQLRLKALADEGDALEAALATRSASLRAFAALPPTADIVDRVAASLPKDGALVEFIAYEDMSIDFLTGTLPATSVGQPRYLALVLFPDASTRALDLGPAERIDVAATRLRAALANRDASFQPLAQELYRLAFKPLLPLLGRTRRLWLSPDGQLGLVPFAALHDGRSYLLDSFDFTWLTSGRELLPRPPGFSPSSSVVVLADPDFTAAPPATALASGDLRLSPSTRSGALERFFSTVDRALPGSDWVPLPGTRQEAQGIQRLLPQAQLFLGPEATKQRLLELPAPGILHLATHGFFLADTPAVSPANSRAVVHFGALGDDPLAPIPRDPLLRSGLAFAGARAVASEASAPSESSAHATIATALELAGLDLWGTQLVVLSACDTARGDVQPGQGVYGLRRALVVAGAETVVMSLWKVRDDSTHLLMRDYYRNLLAGQGRASALREAMRSLRASRPHPHDWAPFIVLGSGAPLRAISPQAPQAPGR, via the coding sequence ATGCGACAGGTCTTCAGGTGGATGATCGGGGTCCTCCTCTGCTGCGGCTGTGCGGCAGGACCGAAGCTCGGTGAGACGCAACCGGATGCCCTGCTGCTGGAGGCGCAGTCCGATTTTGACGAGGCGACGAAGCTCAAGGGGGCGGCCAGGTACTCCGAGGCCCTTGTCCAGGCCCAGCATGCGCTCACGCTCAGGGAGGCCGTCCTCGTCGCCACGCATCCAGACATCGCCAGCTGTCTGACGCTGATGGGAGAACTGCAGGTACGGCAAGGGGAGATGGACGCTGCCGAGTCTCTGCTGAAGCGAGCACTCGCCATCCGTGAGGCCGCCCTGCGCCCGGGCCACCCGGACGTCGCCGAGCCCCTCCACCAGCTCGCCCTCCTCTACAGGCTCCAGGGGCTGTTCGACCAGGCCCGGCCGCTCTACCAGCGCGCGCTGGCCATCCGCGAGGCCGCCCTGGGCCCGAACCACCCCGACGTCGCCCAGTCTCTCAACGGCCTCGCCGATCTCTACGAGAACCAAGGCTTGTACGGCCAGGCCGAGCCGCTCTACCAGCGCGCGCTGGCCATCCGCGAGGCCGCCCTGGACCCGAACCACCCCGACGTCGCCAGCTCGCTCAACAACCTCGCCATCCTCTACATGGACCTGGGCCTGCCCAGCCAGGCGGAGCCGCTCTACCAGCGCGCGCGGGCCATCCTGGAGGGCCGTCTGGGCAAGAGCCACCCCCACGTCGCCGTGATCCTCAGCAACCTGGGCGGCATCTACCTCCACCAGGGGTTGTACGGCCGGGCCGAGCCGATCCTCCAGCGCGCGTTGGCCATCCGCGAGTCAGTGCTCGGCGTGAACCACCCGGACGTCGCCGAGATCCTCTTCAACCTCGGCAATCTCTACAAGCGCCAGGGCTTGTACAGCCGGGCGGAGCCGCTCTACCAGCGCTCGCTCTCCATCGTGGAGAAGGTCCTGGGCCCGAGCCACCCCTTCTTCGCCAACTCGCTCAACAACCTCGCCAACCTCTACACGGTCCAGGGGTTGTACGGCCAGGCCGAGCCTCTCTACCAACGCGCGCTCTCCATCCAGGAGGCGGCCTTGGGCTCGAGCCACACCGACGTCGCCAGCTCGCTCAACAACCTCGCCAACCTCTACACGGCCCAGGGCTTGTACGACCGGGCCGAGCCGCTCTATCAGCGCGCTCTCTCCATCCGAGAGGCGGTCCTCGGCAAGAGCCATCCCAATGTCGCGATGACGCTCGGCAACATCGCCCTGCTGCGTGTGAAGCAGCAGCGCCTCCCCGAGGCCCTGCTGCTCTACACCCGCGCGTTGACCATCTCCGAGCAGCGTCTGCGGCACGAGGCGCTCGACTTCTCCGAATCGCGTCTGGCCACCTTCCTCCAGTACCTGCGCGACGACGAGCAGACGCTCTACTCCCTGCTGCGCGCACATTCCTCGGACGCCCGCGTGCAACGACTGGCGCTCAGCGCCTCGCTTCTGCTCAAGGGCCGCTCCGTCGAGGAGACGGCCCGGATCTCCCGCGCCCTGTACCGCACCTTGGACTCCAAGGACCGCGAGACCTTCGAGCAGCTCCGGAGCCTGCGCACCCAGCTGGCCGCGCTCTCCTTCGAGGGGTCCGGCGGCCTCTCCCCGGAGGACTACCAGCTGCGCCTCAAGGCGCTGGCCGACGAGGGCGACGCGCTCGAAGCCGCCCTCGCCACACGCTCCGCTTCCCTGCGCGCGTTCGCTGCCCTGCCTCCCACCGCCGACATCGTCGATCGCGTCGCCGCTTCCCTTCCCAAGGACGGCGCACTGGTCGAGTTCATCGCCTATGAGGACATGTCCATCGACTTCCTCACGGGTACGCTGCCTGCGACGAGCGTCGGCCAGCCTCGCTACCTGGCGCTGGTGCTCTTCCCGGATGCGTCCACGCGGGCCTTGGACCTCGGACCCGCCGAGCGCATCGACGTGGCCGCCACGCGCCTGCGCGCCGCCCTGGCCAACCGCGATGCCTCCTTCCAGCCCCTGGCCCAGGAGCTCTACCGGCTCGCCTTCAAGCCCCTCCTGCCGCTGCTGGGCCGCACCCGCCGCCTCTGGCTATCTCCGGACGGGCAGTTGGGGTTGGTCCCTTTCGCCGCCCTCCACGATGGCCGCAGCTACCTCCTGGACTCCTTCGACTTCACCTGGCTCACCTCTGGCAGGGAGCTGCTCCCGCGTCCCCCCGGATTCTCTCCTTCCTCCTCCGTCGTCGTCCTCGCGGATCCGGACTTCACCGCCGCACCTCCCGCCACGGCCTTGGCCTCCGGCGACCTGCGTCTTTCGCCTTCCACGCGGTCCGGCGCGCTCGAGCGCTTCTTCTCCACTGTGGACCGGGCTCTGCCGGGCAGCGACTGGGTGCCTCTGCCGGGCACGCGTCAGGAGGCCCAGGGCATCCAGCGCCTCCTGCCCCAGGCGCAGCTCTTCCTCGGCCCCGAGGCCACCAAGCAGCGGCTGCTCGAGCTGCCCGCTCCGGGCATCCTTCACCTGGCCACCCACGGCTTCTTCCTGGCGGACACCCCGGCAGTCTCCCCCGCGAACTCGCGCGCTGTGGTGCACTTTGGTGCGCTCGGAGATGATCCCCTCGCTCCCATCCCCCGGGATCCCCTGCTGCGCTCGGGGCTCGCGTTCGCGGGGGCGCGCGCCGTGGCGTCCGAGGCCTCTGCGCCTTCCGAGTCCTCGGCCCATGCGACGATCGCCACCGCGCTGGAGTTGGCGGGGCTGGATCTGTGGGGCACCCAGCTCGTCGTCCTGTCGGCGTGCGACACCGCCCGAGGCGATGTCCAACCCGGTCAGGGGGTCTACGGCCTTCGACGCGCGCTGGTGGTGGCGGGGGCCGAGACGGTGGTCATGAGCCTGTGGAAGGTGAGGGACGACTCCACCCACCTGCTCATGAGGGACTACTACCGCAACCTGTTGGCTGGCCAGGGGCGTGCCTCCGCCCTGCGCGAGGCCATGCGCTCGCTGAGGGCTTCCCGGCCTCACCCTCATGATTGGGCGCCCTTCATCGTCCTGGGCAGCGGCGCACCCTTGCGTGCCATCTCACCCCAGGCACCCCAGGCGCCGGGAAGATAG
- a CDS encoding MopE-related protein has translation MQRQQSGGWMLWAVLSCLWVTACGGDLSEGAVPESEVLSQERQGLQAQAADEHFVATAAAPSPLTKAIAAGNSHSLALRLDGSVWTWGLNNSGQLGHGTQTNSSTPLRVAGLPAIKAIAAGNSHSLALGVDGRVWAWGMNSFGQLGDGTTTLRLAPVAVTIPGGAVAIAAGLSHSLAVAADGSVYAWGYNVSGQLGDGTTTNRSTPVRINLPVSIRAVSAGQYHSMALGTNGSVWTWGRNSAGQIGNGNISTQMTPYQVSLAQGATAIAAGGTHSLALLSNQTVVGWGNNNFGQLGIGTTATPQTVPVQSGLAAPVTAISAGADFSLAINAFGAAWSWGRNTAGQLGDGTITQRTSPVPVQGLTDAVAVSAGGFHALALRSDCPFWGWGANDKGQLGDGTLTGRWTLTQTQLVNIYFFDNDTDGYGAELLSPVEGCQAPGLDYVENSLDCDDFDFFVNPEASEVCDGLDNDCDLVTDEDAGDFYHLDGDADGYGNPADSVQACVQPPGRVLDATDCNDANGLVNPGATEVCNTSGAVDDDCDGAIDEGVGSLWYRDADGDGYGSTTVSVQACSAPAGYIATGGDCNDNNPNVKPGATETCNGVDDNCSGAVDEGNPGGAVSCSTGGVGVCAAGVTYCTSGAIQCVPTRGPSAEVCDGQDNDCDGQTDETGGQSTFYRDADGDGYGNAAVSVQACSAPAGYVATAGDWNDANPTLYPGAPELCDGLDNNNNGSIDEGMTTAWYRDADGDGKGNPSVTAQACSAPTGYVANSSDCNDSDATLPRYFATDQDGDGYGKSGAVFGPAPYGCSAPVGYSNNSLDCDDTRSSVRPGAPELCDGLDNNCNGSIDEGVTPQTWYRDADGDGKGNPSVTAYACPAPSGYVADSSDCNDNDATLPRYFTQDSDGDGYGTSGAVFGPAPYGCSPPAGYSYNRLDCDDRNRYVYSGALEVCDGKDNNCNGSVDESCTAVTCSAWVSTTSVPSGGTGTFGFSASGPLGSSRAYVYGSKNWVQDENGSLSYDQTTLSYLVGNYPGLEGYYQRYIVIRRDDGANLCTTNTVGVWFLAP, from the coding sequence ATGCAGAGGCAGCAATCGGGTGGGTGGATGCTGTGGGCAGTACTCTCGTGCCTATGGGTGACAGCCTGTGGGGGAGACCTCTCGGAAGGAGCCGTTCCCGAGAGCGAGGTGCTGTCGCAGGAGCGCCAAGGGCTGCAAGCCCAGGCGGCCGATGAGCACTTCGTGGCCACGGCCGCCGCGCCCAGCCCGCTGACGAAGGCCATCGCCGCGGGCAACAGCCACTCGTTGGCGCTGCGCCTCGACGGCTCGGTGTGGACGTGGGGGCTCAACAACAGCGGGCAATTGGGTCACGGGACGCAAACCAACAGCTCCACGCCGCTGCGGGTGGCGGGGCTTCCTGCCATCAAGGCCATCGCTGCGGGGAACTCCCACTCGCTGGCGCTGGGAGTGGATGGCAGGGTGTGGGCCTGGGGAATGAACTCCTTCGGGCAGCTCGGTGATGGAACGACCACGCTGCGCCTGGCTCCCGTGGCGGTGACAATCCCAGGGGGGGCCGTGGCCATCGCCGCAGGGCTCAGCCACTCGCTGGCGGTCGCGGCCGATGGCAGCGTCTATGCCTGGGGCTACAACGTCTCGGGGCAACTGGGTGATGGGACGACGACGAACCGCTCCACGCCCGTGAGGATCAACCTGCCTGTCAGCATCAGGGCTGTCTCCGCGGGCCAATATCACTCGATGGCGCTGGGAACCAACGGGAGTGTGTGGACGTGGGGCCGTAACTCCGCTGGGCAGATTGGCAACGGAAACATCTCCACCCAGATGACGCCGTACCAGGTGAGCCTGGCGCAGGGAGCCACTGCGATTGCGGCGGGCGGTACCCACTCGCTGGCGCTGCTGTCCAACCAGACGGTGGTGGGGTGGGGAAATAACAACTTTGGCCAGCTCGGGATTGGGACGACTGCCACTCCGCAGACAGTGCCGGTGCAATCGGGGCTGGCGGCACCTGTGACCGCCATCTCCGCGGGAGCTGACTTCTCGCTGGCCATCAACGCCTTCGGTGCAGCGTGGTCATGGGGACGGAACACCGCGGGCCAGCTGGGGGATGGAACCATCACCCAGCGCACCAGCCCGGTGCCCGTGCAGGGACTGACGGATGCGGTGGCGGTCTCCGCGGGAGGCTTCCACGCGCTGGCGCTGCGCTCCGACTGCCCATTCTGGGGCTGGGGCGCCAATGACAAAGGGCAGCTGGGAGACGGCACCCTGACCGGCCGGTGGACGCTGACCCAGACGCAGCTCGTGAACATCTACTTCTTCGACAACGACACAGATGGATATGGCGCGGAGCTGCTCTCTCCCGTGGAAGGTTGCCAGGCTCCCGGCCTGGACTACGTGGAGAACAGCCTGGACTGCGATGACTTCGACTTCTTCGTCAATCCCGAGGCTTCGGAGGTCTGCGATGGGTTGGACAACGACTGCGACCTGGTGACGGACGAGGATGCGGGCGACTTCTACCATCTCGATGGCGACGCGGATGGGTATGGAAATCCGGCAGACTCGGTCCAGGCCTGCGTACAGCCTCCGGGCCGGGTGCTGGATGCCACGGACTGCAACGACGCAAACGGGCTTGTGAATCCCGGAGCCACGGAGGTGTGTAACACCTCGGGTGCCGTGGATGACGACTGCGATGGAGCCATCGACGAGGGAGTGGGCTCCCTCTGGTACCGGGATGCGGATGGGGATGGGTATGGCAGTACGACGGTGAGCGTGCAGGCCTGCTCCGCGCCCGCGGGCTACATCGCCACTGGCGGAGACTGCAACGACAACAACCCCAACGTGAAGCCCGGAGCCACGGAGACGTGCAACGGGGTGGATGACAATTGCTCGGGGGCCGTGGATGAGGGGAACCCGGGGGGCGCCGTGTCGTGCTCGACCGGGGGCGTGGGCGTGTGTGCCGCGGGTGTCACCTACTGCACGAGTGGAGCCATTCAGTGCGTTCCCACCCGGGGGCCTTCCGCCGAGGTCTGCGATGGCCAGGATAACGACTGCGACGGACAGACGGATGAGACGGGGGGCCAGAGCACGTTCTACCGGGACGCGGATGGAGACGGGTACGGCAATGCGGCGGTGAGCGTGCAGGCCTGCTCCGCGCCCGCGGGCTACGTCGCCACTGCCGGTGACTGGAACGACGCCAACCCCACCCTGTACCCAGGTGCGCCCGAGCTGTGTGATGGGCTGGACAACAACAACAATGGCTCCATCGACGAGGGAATGACCACGGCCTGGTACCGGGACGCGGATGGAGACGGGAAAGGCAACCCCTCGGTGACGGCCCAGGCCTGCTCCGCGCCGACCGGCTACGTCGCCAACTCCAGTGACTGCAACGACAGTGACGCCACCCTGCCTCGGTACTTCGCCACGGATCAGGACGGGGATGGGTACGGCAAATCGGGGGCTGTTTTTGGCCCCGCTCCATATGGGTGCTCCGCGCCCGTGGGCTACTCCAACAATTCCTTGGACTGCGACGACACCCGTTCCTCCGTGAGGCCCGGTGCCCCCGAGCTGTGCGACGGACTGGACAACAACTGCAATGGGTCCATCGATGAGGGTGTGACGCCCCAGACCTGGTACCGGGACGCGGACGGGGATGGGAAGGGCAATCCCTCGGTGACGGCCTATGCCTGCCCCGCCCCCTCTGGCTACGTCGCCGACTCCAGTGACTGCAACGACAATGACGCCACCCTGCCTCGGTACTTCACCCAGGATTCGGATGGGGATGGGTACGGCACCTCGGGGGCTGTCTTTGGCCCCGCTCCGTATGGATGCTCACCGCCCGCTGGCTACTCTTACAACAGGTTGGATTGCGACGACCGCAACCGCTATGTGTATTCTGGAGCTCTCGAGGTGTGCGACGGGAAGGACAACAACTGCAACGGCTCCGTCGACGAATCCTGCACCGCGGTCACGTGCTCGGCCTGGGTCAGCACGACCTCGGTCCCCAGCGGTGGCACGGGAACCTTCGGTTTCTCTGCATCGGGCCCCCTCGGCAGCTCGCGGGCCTACGTGTATGGCTCGAAGAATTGGGTGCAGGATGAGAACGGCTCTCTCTCCTACGACCAGACCACGCTCTCATACCTCGTCGGCAACTACCCTGGCCTCGAAGGCTACTATCAGCGGTACATCGTCATCCGGCGGGATGACGGCGCCAACCTCTGCACCACCAACACCGTTGGTGTCTGGTTCCTCGCTCCGTAA
- a CDS encoding LysR family transcriptional regulator: protein MEFRQLQLFVAVAEELHFGRAAARVGMAQPPFSQQIRKLEAELGVELLTRTSRRVALTPAGSRFLDDARELLSRRVEVISTVRRAAQGETGPLRVGFGASSAFGILPRIVLRFRSRFPEVKLELDDREKLDVGVALSTGDLDLAIVRAPFRHDGVTVEQLLRERFVLALPARHPRARQKVVALASLASEPFILFPRHAAPGLHDTITSMCLGAGFSPLIHQEASSWPSVVGMVEAGLGITIAPMSAQALRPQGVVFRELSGAPGWAELAVAFRGPQLMPAAAHFRAIAHETVTLTRE, encoded by the coding sequence ATGGAATTCCGCCAGCTTCAGCTCTTCGTCGCCGTAGCGGAGGAGCTGCACTTCGGCCGGGCCGCTGCCCGGGTAGGGATGGCCCAGCCGCCGTTCAGCCAGCAGATCCGCAAGCTCGAGGCCGAGCTGGGGGTGGAGCTGCTCACCCGGACGAGTCGCCGCGTGGCTCTGACCCCCGCGGGGAGCCGCTTCCTGGACGACGCCCGGGAGCTGCTGTCGAGGCGCGTGGAGGTGATCTCCACGGTCCGGCGGGCAGCCCAAGGAGAGACAGGGCCCCTGAGGGTCGGCTTCGGTGCGTCGTCGGCCTTCGGGATCCTCCCTCGCATCGTGCTCCGGTTCCGGTCACGGTTTCCGGAGGTGAAGCTCGAGCTCGACGATCGCGAGAAGCTGGACGTCGGTGTCGCGCTCAGCACCGGCGATCTGGATCTCGCCATCGTCCGGGCCCCTTTTCGGCATGACGGAGTGACGGTCGAACAGCTGCTCCGGGAACGGTTCGTGCTAGCGCTCCCCGCGCGGCACCCCAGAGCGCGCCAGAAGGTCGTTGCCCTGGCCTCGCTGGCGAGCGAACCCTTCATCCTCTTTCCCCGGCACGCGGCTCCAGGCCTGCACGACACGATCACCAGCATGTGTCTCGGCGCGGGCTTCTCGCCGCTCATCCACCAGGAAGCCAGCTCCTGGCCGTCGGTCGTCGGCATGGTGGAAGCGGGGCTTGGGATCACCATCGCGCCGATGTCGGCCCAGGCGCTGCGGCCGCAGGGAGTGGTGTTCAGGGAGCTGAGCGGCGCCCCTGGATGGGCGGAGCTGGCGGTCGCCTTCCGAGGTCCGCAACTCATGCCTGCGGCGGCGCACTTCCGTGCGATCGCGCATGAGACCGTCACGCTGACCCGGGAGTGA
- a CDS encoding S9 family peptidase: MRRLLFRFGILITTLAGTPMLALEPGAPASATPDKQLQARLDLSDQYLRLPQLVRDSLIPQQWLREGDQLIFWSAVGPDAGTWILVHARTGAMKPLLPSAELRTQLSRLMGKPVQLPDQLGFAIAPDQRGIVFRIEERFFGLGLSDGRVTALAPTDLAALASSRGNLLAPDGQAVAVQRDGGFAVLGGDGRTRIERSGEENYGWQLPERAWSPDSRFLMVWRNDLRGAHKIPIVDYSSALERVTLVPYVKTGTPLGRSEFYVIEPATGRVTPIPPLEEETYDWFAGWRPGSGEALILHMSRDGKRLDLSAVEPGSGKRRRVLREERPESFVAGLDFAEEGWARQVTPLPDDTGFLWLSERDGWRHVYLYDFAGKLVRQVTRGAFPIHQVAGVAPKGDAVFLLASADSAAPYEHLLYRGSLKGGALKRMSSGSGIHRIAFSPSGSYYVDAWSSRTQPRLRDMVSTDGKTRFRLTTADASALEELGYKPPEALTVLAADGTTPLHGVLYKPRDFDPARRYPVIAYIYAGQFMTVVPWNFIGTASSLHAQGLAQMGFIVMVLDPRGTPGRSKAFQDATYGRVGQTEIPDYVAGLKQAATTRPWMDMERVGIFGHSWGGYFALRGMLMAPEFFKAGYAGAPGALEEEAIINEPYLGLPSVNPAGYQAGSNMALAGNLQGPLKMMHGSSDVNASLSTTMRMADALIRAGKHFEMLIMPGEPHGPRPPADRYYFDDIQLFFVRTLGGPR; the protein is encoded by the coding sequence ATGCGACGCCTCCTCTTCCGCTTCGGCATCCTGATCACCACCCTCGCGGGTACGCCCATGCTGGCGCTCGAGCCCGGTGCTCCAGCCTCCGCCACGCCGGACAAGCAGCTGCAGGCGCGGCTGGACCTCTCCGATCAGTACCTGCGGCTCCCGCAGCTCGTTCGCGACAGCCTGATCCCGCAGCAATGGCTCCGAGAGGGAGACCAGCTGATCTTCTGGTCGGCGGTGGGGCCGGACGCGGGCACCTGGATTTTGGTTCATGCTCGGACCGGAGCCATGAAGCCGCTGCTGCCCAGCGCCGAGCTGCGGACCCAGCTCTCACGGCTGATGGGGAAGCCGGTTCAGCTGCCGGACCAGCTGGGCTTCGCCATCGCTCCGGACCAGCGGGGGATCGTCTTTCGGATCGAGGAACGTTTCTTCGGCCTGGGCCTGTCGGATGGCCGCGTCACGGCGCTGGCTCCGACGGACCTGGCTGCCCTGGCCTCGTCCCGAGGCAACCTCCTCGCTCCCGATGGTCAAGCCGTCGCGGTGCAGCGCGATGGTGGCTTCGCGGTGCTGGGTGGCGACGGACGCACGCGGATCGAACGCAGCGGAGAGGAGAACTACGGCTGGCAGCTTCCCGAGAGGGCCTGGTCTCCCGACAGCCGCTTCCTGATGGTCTGGCGCAACGATCTGCGCGGCGCTCACAAGATTCCGATCGTGGACTACTCGAGTGCCCTCGAGCGGGTGACCCTGGTTCCCTACGTCAAGACGGGCACGCCGCTGGGGCGCTCGGAGTTCTACGTGATCGAACCGGCCACCGGCCGCGTGACCCCCATCCCTCCCCTGGAAGAAGAGACCTATGACTGGTTCGCCGGCTGGCGCCCCGGCAGCGGAGAGGCGCTGATCCTTCACATGTCGCGCGACGGCAAGCGGCTGGACCTCTCCGCGGTGGAGCCTGGCTCGGGGAAGCGCCGGCGGGTGCTGCGCGAGGAGCGGCCGGAGAGCTTCGTGGCCGGGTTGGACTTCGCCGAGGAGGGCTGGGCACGCCAAGTGACACCGCTGCCGGACGACACCGGCTTCCTCTGGTTGTCCGAGCGTGACGGATGGCGGCACGTCTACCTGTACGACTTCGCAGGGAAGCTCGTGCGCCAGGTCACCCGAGGCGCCTTCCCCATCCATCAAGTGGCCGGCGTCGCGCCGAAGGGCGACGCGGTCTTCCTGCTGGCCTCCGCCGACAGCGCTGCGCCGTACGAGCACCTGCTCTACCGGGGAAGCCTCAAGGGCGGCGCGCTGAAGCGGATGTCGTCAGGCTCGGGCATCCACCGGATCGCCTTCTCCCCTTCCGGCAGCTACTACGTGGACGCCTGGTCCTCTCGGACGCAGCCGCGGCTGCGGGACATGGTGTCCACGGACGGCAAGACCCGCTTTCGTCTCACGACGGCCGATGCGAGCGCCCTCGAGGAGCTGGGCTACAAGCCTCCGGAGGCACTCACCGTCCTGGCCGCCGATGGCACCACGCCCCTGCACGGCGTGCTCTACAAGCCGCGCGATTTCGACCCGGCCAGGCGCTATCCGGTCATCGCCTATATCTATGCAGGACAATTCATGACGGTCGTGCCCTGGAACTTCATCGGCACCGCCTCGTCGCTCCACGCACAGGGCCTCGCGCAGATGGGCTTCATCGTCATGGTGCTCGATCCCCGGGGCACTCCGGGCCGGAGCAAAGCCTTTCAGGACGCGACCTATGGCCGGGTCGGCCAGACCGAGATTCCCGACTACGTCGCGGGCCTCAAGCAGGCCGCCACCACCCGTCCCTGGATGGATATGGAGCGTGTCGGGATCTTCGGCCACTCGTGGGGCGGCTACTTCGCCCTGCGTGGCATGCTGATGGCTCCGGAGTTCTTCAAGGCGGGCTACGCGGGAGCCCCGGGCGCGCTGGAGGAGGAGGCGATCATCAACGAGCCCTACCTCGGCCTCCCCAGCGTGAATCCCGCCGGCTACCAGGCCGGGTCCAACATGGCCCTGGCCGGGAACCTTCAAGGGCCGCTCAAGATGATGCATGGCTCCAGCGACGTGAACGCCTCCCTCTCCACGACGATGCGCATGGCCGACGCGCTGATCCGCGCAGGCAAGCACTTCGAGATGCTCATCATGCCGGGAGAGCCCCACGGTCCCCGGCCGCCCGCGGACCGCTACTACTTCGACGACATCCAGCTGTTCTTCGTCCGAACCCTCGGCGGTCCACGCTGA